The nucleotide window GTCATCAACATTCTTCCAAATACTACCAACATTGTTGATTTTTAAGTCATTGATGAGCACTAAAAACAACCAAGGACCTAATTTCGTTCCCTGGGGTACACCGGATGGGACACATCCCCATTCGGAGTAACACCCCTCTGAGAGTTTGATCCTTTGGGAACGATCGCTTAAGAAATCGATGATccaattaattatttcaatCGGCAGATTTAGATTGCATAACTTTCTGACAAGAATCTTATGATCAACAAAATCAAAAGCTTTCTTATAGTCATAAAGTGTTATTCTGACAGTTGCTCCGTTGCCGTCACATCCCGCGGTCCAATGATGAAGCATATGTATcagtagcctgcgagcaggctcttccgttaagggcttggtaactagtcagagagtcttctcttgactagttaccaagcccttcaacggaagagcctgctcgcaggctaatgTATCAGCGCCTGGATTGTCGATAACTTCGGGTCCGCACCGTACTGGCTTGGGTCGAGGACTTTAAAAACGGCAGATTTCACGTAACCGACAACGACGAACTCCTCAGCAACCTTCTAGAGACAAGCAGTGAGAGAAATTGGACGAAGATGCTTCTTTAGATCCTCCCCCGGCTTCAGCTTTGGCAGCGGTGAGATGTTAGTAAACTTCCAGATCTTCGGAAGACGTTGTTCTTTAAATGAGGAGTTAATAATTTTAGAGACTGGGACAGCCAATAACTGCATATTCCTTGAGAAGCCAATTTGGAATCTCATCTGGGCCGCACGCCTTCGAAGGGTTCAGTGTAGCCAGCAGCTTCATTACCCTCAGCTCAGATACCTCACGCAGCTTTGAGTCAATGGTTGTAGGGAACTTGGTCAGAGGCTGTTCCAAGCGATATTCTTCAAGTGCTTCAAGGAAAACCTGGTTGATAGTGTTTGCAAGTTCCTGGTTTTCACAATCCTCGAGTTCTTCGATGTGGATGTGATTGGTAACATTGCCAAATGTTGGGATGGGATCCACATAAACGTTTGACTTCCTTCTACCACAACTTGGGGTTTTCATCCTTCATGTGCTCGACTTTGATTTTGTAAAAGGAGGCCTTGGGTGATTTTCTTTCACTATTTACTGCGTTCCTATAGAACTTGTAACAGGACGATTCGGCACCATGTTCACGAAAAGCCTTTTGTCGTTTTAAAATCAACGACTTAAGGTGGGACGTGATCCATAGGACATCAGACGTGTTGACACGAACTCTTTTAACAGGCATGAGGATGTCAAGGCCAGTATGAATGGCATTGTGAAGTATGTCAAGCATATCCTGGCAGCCACTAGCTGAGGAAAACAACAATTGCCAATCCATAGTGGCAAAATATCGTCCCAACTTGGCTCGCCGACTTTCTCGTTTTTCCCGCTTAAGAATGAACTTTGGGGATTGACGGGAGTTTTCTCTGACTTTAGCCTCCACGATAACAGTATGGTGATCAGAAAGGCCAAAGGGTGGGAAGTGCTGAGGATCAGCGTAGTAGTCATGCATGTTTGTTAACACTAGGTCCAATATCGCATTTTTCCGGGTTGGCTTCTTGACGATCTGCTTCAACCGAAAGTGCCTTTGAATCGATTTAACATCCAGGCGATTAAAATCTCCAGCCACAATTAGAGCGCAGTTCGGGAAACGAGACTCGGCGAGAAGGAGCGACTGAAACAGATGGTCACGCATATAGTCGTTCTCGGGTACAGTCCAGTGAGGGTGGTAGACAACCCCAGCAATCAGGTACGAGAAAACTCTTGGCAGGCGTTTAGGACGGAAATTTACCCACAATACCTCATGGTCTTGGCAACAAGACAGTTCGTCAAGTCTCTTATAGTTGGTGTCTTTTAGATAGAGACAAATCCCGCCATGACTTTCAGATGCGCGATCTTTCCGAAGAACGGAGTACCCAGGTATGTCAATAACCGAGTCACAAACTGAAGACTTTAGCCAAGATTCAGTAATAAATGCAAGGCTAACTTGGTTACGTAGAATGAGTTCTCTAACTTCACTCATCTTTGGTACCAGAGACATCACATTGGAAACCATGATTTTTGGAGTAAAGTGGTGGGTAGAACCAGCGGCGTTACAAGGCGCGCTACGCGCGAGACCTTGCGGGTCTTGGCGATCGTTCAGAAACCCGTTTCCAAAGGTGTCATTATGAATATTTAACGACTCTCTACAGCCATTACGCAAATCCGAAGTCACATCGCAAATTTTGGATTCT belongs to Acropora muricata isolate sample 2 chromosome 9, ASM3666990v1, whole genome shotgun sequence and includes:
- the LOC136929515 gene encoding uncharacterized protein, whose translation is MVSNVMSLVPKMSEVRELILRNQVSLAFITESWLKSSVCDSVIDIPGYSVLRKDRASESHGGICLYLKDTNYKRLDELSCCQDHEVLWVNFRPKRLPRVFSYLIAGVVYHPHWTVPENDYMRDHLFQSLLLAESRFPNCALIVAGDFNRLDVKSIQRHFRLKQIVKKPTRKNAILDLVLTNMHDYYADPQHFPPFGLSDHHTVIVEAKVRENSRQSPKFILKREKRESRRAKLGRYFATMDWQLLFSSASGCQDMLDILHNAIHTGLDILMPVKRVRVNTSDVLWITSHLKSLILKRQKAFREHGAESSCYKFYRNAVNSERKSPKASFYKIKVEHMKDENPKLW